The following proteins are encoded in a genomic region of Paenibacillus sp. FSL H3-0469:
- the pepT gene encoding peptidase T — MKEELIRRFVSYAEMDTQSSEDSETCPSTPGQMVLAHKLAEELQELGLTEITVDEHAYVMASLPANTDKEVPVIGFLAHLDTATDFTGTNVKPQIVENYDGQDLVLNQAQNIILSTKSFPELSGYKGHTLITTDGTTLLGADNKAGIAEIMTAMAHLLAHPEIKHGKIRVAFTPDEEIGRGPHKFDVAAFGASYAYTVDGGPLGELEYESFNAAAAKISFHGVNVHPGTAKGKMIHSSKIAMAFHLRLPAGEAPEFTDGYEGFYHLISMQGSAEHSKLHYIIRDFDRDSFENRKSNIAAIVEEFKSTYGADNIVLEMNDQYYNMREKIEPVRHIVDIAREAMEGLGITPVIRPIRGGTDGSQLSYMGLPTPNIFTGGENFHGKFEYASVDVMLQAVQVIVEIARLAEQKA; from the coding sequence TTGAAGGAAGAGTTAATTAGACGTTTTGTATCGTATGCTGAAATGGATACCCAATCCAGCGAGGACAGCGAGACCTGCCCGTCCACTCCAGGCCAAATGGTACTGGCGCATAAGCTGGCAGAGGAGCTGCAGGAGCTGGGACTGACGGAGATTACGGTGGACGAGCATGCATATGTCATGGCCTCGCTGCCCGCTAACACAGATAAAGAGGTTCCGGTGATCGGCTTCCTGGCCCATCTGGATACCGCCACGGATTTTACCGGTACGAATGTGAAGCCGCAGATTGTAGAGAATTATGACGGGCAGGATCTGGTGCTGAATCAAGCCCAGAATATTATCCTGTCCACGAAGAGCTTCCCGGAGCTGAGCGGCTACAAGGGGCATACGCTGATTACAACCGACGGCACCACCCTGCTGGGGGCGGACAACAAGGCGGGCATCGCTGAGATCATGACGGCTATGGCCCATCTGCTGGCGCATCCGGAGATTAAGCATGGCAAAATCCGGGTCGCTTTTACCCCCGATGAAGAAATCGGACGCGGCCCGCATAAGTTCGACGTTGCCGCCTTCGGCGCTTCCTATGCCTACACCGTGGACGGAGGCCCGCTCGGGGAGCTGGAATATGAGAGCTTTAATGCCGCCGCGGCCAAAATCAGCTTCCACGGAGTCAACGTCCATCCCGGTACAGCCAAGGGCAAGATGATCCATTCGTCCAAAATCGCCATGGCTTTCCATCTCCGTCTGCCCGCCGGTGAAGCTCCTGAATTCACAGACGGCTACGAGGGATTCTACCACCTGATCTCCATGCAAGGCAGTGCCGAGCACAGCAAGCTTCATTACATCATCCGTGACTTTGACCGCGACAGCTTCGAGAACCGCAAATCGAATATCGCTGCAATTGTGGAGGAATTCAAATCTACATACGGGGCGGACAACATCGTGCTGGAGATGAATGACCAATACTATAATATGCGCGAGAAAATCGAGCCCGTCCGGCATATCGTCGATATCGCCCGGGAAGCGATGGAGGGCCTCGGCATCACGCCGGTTATCCGTCCAATCCGCGGAGGGACTGACGGTTCACAGCTCTCTTATATGGGGCTGCCTACACCGAATATTTTCACCGGAGGCGAGAATTTCCACGGCAAATTTGAGTACGCCTCTGTAGACGTCATGCTGCAGGCTGTACAGGTGATCGTTGAGATTGCCCGGCTGGCGGAGCAGAAAGCGTAA
- a CDS encoding ABC transporter substrate-binding protein, translating into MKKAPARKLSLAMVLCLSFTMMLSGCGGNNNAAPTQAPAATEAPTAAPSADNNAASTDSPNPAAAGSPLDLAMKGEYKGTKVTMFGPFVDADQVKFESSIKEFEEKTGIDIQYEGSKEFEATINIRVDGGNAPDIADFPQPGLLASIAKTGKVIDLTGVLDQAKLTANYNKSWLDMSTMDGKNGKIMAGIWNRSNVKSLVWYPKKQFDEAGYTVPQTWDEMMALTEQIAKDGDPAWAIGIESGAATGWAATDWVENIMLRTTTPENYDKWVSGELPFTSPEVKNAVEVMSKIWLNKDYVYGGAKSIVTTAFGDAPKPMFENPPKAWFNLMGNFITSFFPETAKVDTDYDWFYLPPIDEQYGKPVLVAGDIYAMFNDRPEVRAVMEFFTTGESIKSWVQSGGVIAPMNDASLDWYQSESDRRMAKLVQDASTLRFDGSDLMPGKVGAGTFWKGMTDYVSGTATLDQALEQIQSGWKN; encoded by the coding sequence ATGAAGAAAGCTCCAGCACGTAAACTGTCACTTGCGATGGTGCTGTGTCTATCCTTCACCATGATGCTCAGCGGCTGCGGCGGCAACAACAACGCTGCACCAACGCAGGCCCCGGCGGCTACAGAAGCGCCGACAGCAGCACCTTCGGCAGATAACAACGCAGCATCAACAGATAGCCCAAATCCCGCTGCGGCAGGCAGCCCGTTGGACTTGGCGATGAAGGGTGAATACAAAGGCACGAAGGTCACGATGTTCGGACCGTTTGTCGATGCGGACCAGGTGAAGTTCGAGAGCAGTATTAAGGAATTCGAAGAGAAAACCGGCATTGATATTCAATACGAAGGCTCCAAGGAATTCGAAGCCACGATTAATATCCGGGTCGATGGCGGCAATGCGCCGGATATCGCGGACTTCCCGCAGCCGGGCCTGCTGGCCTCTATTGCTAAGACCGGCAAGGTTATCGATCTGACCGGGGTGCTGGATCAGGCGAAGCTGACGGCCAATTACAATAAGAGCTGGCTGGATATGTCCACCATGGACGGCAAGAATGGCAAGATTATGGCCGGGATCTGGAACCGCAGCAATGTGAAGAGCCTGGTCTGGTATCCGAAGAAACAATTTGACGAAGCGGGATATACGGTTCCGCAGACTTGGGATGAAATGATGGCTCTGACGGAGCAAATCGCCAAAGACGGTGATCCGGCCTGGGCAATCGGTATCGAGAGCGGCGCGGCAACCGGCTGGGCGGCAACCGACTGGGTAGAGAACATCATGCTGCGGACTACGACGCCTGAGAATTATGACAAGTGGGTAAGCGGGGAGCTGCCGTTCACTTCGCCTGAAGTGAAGAACGCGGTGGAAGTAATGTCCAAGATCTGGCTGAACAAGGATTATGTCTACGGCGGTGCTAAATCCATTGTCACTACTGCCTTCGGTGATGCTCCGAAGCCGATGTTCGAGAACCCGCCCAAAGCCTGGTTCAACCTGATGGGGAACTTCATTACCAGCTTCTTCCCGGAAACGGCCAAGGTGGATACAGACTATGACTGGTTCTATCTCCCGCCGATTGATGAGCAGTACGGCAAGCCGGTTCTGGTGGCAGGCGACATCTACGCCATGTTCAATGACCGACCGGAGGTACGCGCGGTAATGGAATTCTTCACCACTGGCGAATCGATCAAAAGCTGGGTGCAATCCGGCGGCGTCATTGCCCCAATGAATGATGCTTCTCTGGACTGGTACCAGTCCGAATCCGACCGCCGGATGGCGAAGCTGGTACAGGATGCCTCGACTCTGCGCTTCGATGGCTCGGACCTGATGCCGGGTAAGGTGGGTGCAGGTACCTTCTGGAAAGGCATGACTGACTATGTGAGCGGAACTGCTACGCTGGATCAGGCCCTGGAGCAGATTCAGTCAGGCTGGAAGAACTAA
- the hxlA gene encoding 3-hexulose-6-phosphate synthase, which produces MKLQLALDLVDIAGAKAVVAEVAESIDIVEIGTPVVINEGLHAVKAIKEAFPALTVLADLKIMDAGGYEVMKAVEAGAGIVTVLGVSDDSTIRGAVEEAKKTGAEILVDLINVKDLKARAAEVDALGVDYVCVHSGYDHQAEGKNSFADLRDIKSVVTRAKTAIAGGIKLSTLPEVIAAQPDLVIVGGGITGEADMKATAAEMKRLVSQA; this is translated from the coding sequence ATGAAATTACAGTTAGCACTCGATCTGGTGGATATTGCTGGAGCCAAGGCGGTAGTTGCAGAGGTTGCCGAATCTATAGATATCGTTGAAATTGGAACACCTGTCGTTATCAATGAGGGGCTGCATGCGGTAAAAGCCATCAAGGAAGCTTTCCCGGCGCTTACGGTGCTGGCCGATCTCAAAATTATGGATGCCGGCGGATACGAGGTAATGAAGGCAGTGGAAGCGGGCGCGGGTATCGTGACTGTGCTGGGTGTATCCGATGATTCAACGATCCGCGGCGCGGTGGAGGAAGCGAAGAAGACGGGAGCTGAAATCCTGGTCGATCTGATTAACGTGAAGGATCTCAAGGCCAGAGCCGCTGAAGTGGATGCGCTGGGTGTGGATTATGTCTGCGTGCATTCCGGCTATGACCATCAGGCTGAAGGTAAGAATTCCTTCGCGGATCTGAGAGATATTAAGAGCGTGGTGACCCGGGCCAAAACGGCAATTGCCGGCGGCATCAAGCTGAGTACGCTGCCTGAAGTGATTGCTGCGCAGCCCGATCTGGTAATCGTGGGCGGCGGCATTACCGGCGAAGCTGATATGAAAGCAACTGCGGCGGAAATGAAGCGCCTTGTAAGCCAGGCTTAA
- the hxlB gene encoding 6-phospho-3-hexuloisomerase, with the protein MDTQYYAHEIVKELEGTVSGLDAGEGEVLTELLLRAGQIFVAGAGRSGLMGRAFAMRLMQAGRTAYVVGETVTPGISPGDVLVLGSGSGGTKGLVSMAEKAKAIGAAVVLVTIQPDSALGRLADHTVKLPGAPKERPDGSYTTLQPMASLFEQTLLVFYDAVILRIMEQTGQTSGRMFGKHANLE; encoded by the coding sequence ATGGACACGCAGTATTACGCACATGAAATTGTGAAGGAGCTGGAAGGCACCGTCTCCGGGCTGGATGCCGGAGAGGGCGAGGTGCTGACGGAGCTGCTGCTGCGCGCAGGTCAGATCTTCGTGGCCGGTGCCGGGCGTTCCGGCCTGATGGGCCGGGCCTTCGCCATGCGGCTGATGCAGGCCGGGCGGACAGCTTATGTGGTCGGAGAGACGGTAACGCCGGGCATCAGCCCCGGCGATGTGCTTGTACTGGGTTCCGGCTCAGGCGGGACGAAGGGACTGGTCTCCATGGCTGAGAAAGCCAAGGCAATCGGAGCAGCTGTAGTCCTCGTAACCATTCAGCCGGACTCGGCGCTCGGACGTCTCGCAGATCATACAGTCAAGCTGCCCGGCGCTCCCAAGGAACGGCCGGACGGCAGCTATACGACGCTGCAGCCGATGGCCTCCTTGTTTGAACAGACGCTGCTTGTATTCTATGATGCAGTCATTCTGCGGATCATGGAGCAGACGGGGCAGACCTCCGGCCGGATGTTCGGCAAGCATGCCAATTTGGAATAG
- a CDS encoding sortase, whose protein sequence is MKMRSGFTLAVKLIFLLSLCVMVYSAFQILKAPAEAREALRIWDKKREEAQLPVTSEEEMPLPEGMVSSAESPKGDKPAYIAGEVIGEIYFPKLDKRVAILEGTGRAELKRGAGHDEASAAPGASGNSVLAGHRDTVFRSLGELETGDTLELATADGTFTYEVTGSRIVDRNTRGAIKPSRAPILTLITCYPFSYVGSAPDRYLLSAKLVSSQSPVQQP, encoded by the coding sequence ATGAAGATGCGCAGCGGATTCACTTTAGCCGTCAAGCTGATCTTCCTGCTCTCCTTGTGCGTTATGGTGTATTCCGCCTTCCAGATCCTCAAAGCGCCCGCCGAAGCCCGCGAAGCCCTGAGAATCTGGGACAAAAAGAGGGAGGAAGCCCAGCTTCCCGTAACTTCCGAAGAAGAAATGCCGCTTCCTGAAGGTATGGTTAGCAGCGCAGAATCACCAAAAGGCGACAAACCTGCTTATATAGCGGGCGAAGTAATTGGAGAGATCTATTTCCCTAAGCTGGATAAGCGGGTTGCGATTCTGGAGGGAACCGGCCGGGCGGAGCTGAAGCGGGGCGCCGGACATGATGAAGCAAGCGCCGCCCCCGGTGCCTCCGGGAACAGCGTGCTGGCCGGACACCGTGACACCGTCTTCCGCAGCCTCGGCGAGCTGGAGACTGGAGACACGCTTGAGCTTGCTACAGCGGATGGAACTTTTACCTATGAAGTAACCGGCAGCCGGATTGTTGACAGAAATACACGGGGAGCAATTAAGCCCAGCAGAGCTCCCATACTCACCTTGATTACCTGTTACCCGTTCTCTTATGTAGGCTCAGCGCCTGACCGCTACCTGCTTTCGGCCAAGCTTGTCTCCAGCCAGTCTCCAGTGCAGCAGCCATAA
- a CDS encoding MATE family efflux transporter — translation METSKPKTFNLMKLTWPIFLELFLFMLMGSMDTFMISSVSDDAVSGVGAANQIIAIAILALSVIGNGAAIVVSQYLGSKQPKEAARVIGNAVTLNLAVGIVLSTVMLLFGGHLLQALNVKGDILAYARSYINIVGGAIFLQALINALAATIRTHGFTKQTMAVSLLMNVIHVGGNYLLIFGHFGLPALGVEGAAVSTVISRSIALLIFFLLLYRIMEVRVKCSYYVHLSKKYVLQILKIGIPSAFESVMYQCCQLVFTLYITYLGAEAMATRQYAVNISNYIFLFSVAVAMGTSIIVGHLVGAKRTQEAYSRVFTSVKWALLVTVIMDLIVILFRKPLLGLFTDNELIITMGAQVILLSFFLETGRTCNLVIINSLRASGDAKFPVYMGMISMVCMSLPLGYFLVFTLDLGLAGVWLATAFDEWVRAVIMYFRWKSRAWEKHGLIQHEPPEAAPAAPAH, via the coding sequence ATGGAAACAAGCAAGCCCAAGACATTCAACCTAATGAAGCTGACCTGGCCGATCTTCCTGGAGCTGTTCCTGTTCATGCTTATGGGCAGTATGGATACCTTCATGATCAGCTCTGTGTCTGATGATGCGGTCTCCGGTGTCGGAGCGGCCAATCAGATTATTGCCATAGCTATTCTGGCGCTTAGTGTCATCGGGAACGGCGCGGCGATCGTCGTGTCGCAATACCTCGGCTCCAAGCAGCCCAAGGAAGCCGCCAGAGTGATCGGTAACGCAGTTACCCTGAATCTTGCGGTAGGGATCGTACTTAGTACAGTGATGCTGCTATTCGGAGGTCATCTGCTGCAAGCACTGAACGTGAAGGGCGACATTCTCGCCTACGCCCGTTCGTATATCAACATTGTCGGAGGCGCGATCTTCCTGCAGGCCCTTATCAACGCGCTGGCTGCAACTATCCGCACCCACGGCTTCACCAAGCAGACGATGGCGGTATCGCTGCTTATGAACGTCATCCATGTTGGCGGTAACTATCTGCTGATCTTCGGTCATTTCGGACTGCCTGCGCTCGGTGTAGAGGGGGCTGCCGTATCAACCGTAATCAGCCGCTCCATCGCTCTCCTGATCTTCTTCCTGCTGCTTTACCGGATTATGGAGGTACGTGTGAAATGCAGCTATTACGTTCACCTCTCCAAGAAATATGTGCTGCAGATTCTCAAAATCGGTATTCCATCCGCCTTCGAATCCGTAATGTACCAGTGCTGCCAGCTCGTCTTCACCCTATACATCACCTATTTGGGGGCCGAGGCCATGGCTACCCGCCAGTATGCGGTCAATATCTCGAACTACATCTTCCTGTTCAGCGTAGCGGTGGCCATGGGGACCTCAATTATTGTGGGCCATCTTGTAGGTGCAAAACGGACGCAGGAGGCTTACTCACGGGTGTTCACCAGTGTGAAGTGGGCACTTCTGGTCACAGTCATCATGGACCTGATCGTCATTCTGTTCCGCAAGCCGCTGCTGGGACTGTTCACGGATAATGAGCTGATTATCACCATGGGCGCCCAGGTTATCCTGCTCAGCTTCTTCCTGGAGACCGGGCGGACCTGCAATCTGGTCATTATCAACTCGCTGCGCGCGTCGGGCGATGCCAAGTTCCCGGTCTACATGGGCATGATTTCTATGGTGTGCATGAGTCTGCCGCTGGGCTACTTCCTGGTATTCACGCTTGATCTGGGTCTGGCCGGGGTATGGCTGGCCACAGCGTTCGACGAATGGGTACGGGCCGTCATTATGTACTTCCGCTGGAAAAGCAGAGCCTGGGAGAAGCATGGCCTGATCCAGCATGAACCGCCGGAAGCCGCTCCGGCAGCCCCGGCGCACTAA
- a CDS encoding NADH-dependent flavin oxidoreductase, with product MLKTEYSPLLETFKFKSGIELKNRVVMAPMTNFSSNEDGTVSRPELDYYIRRSGGAGMVITACVYVSRGGKGFPGEFGADHDGLIPSLRELAEAIKGEGAKAVLQIFHGGRQCPPEQLVDGQPVSASDVPAELPGGGQGTVPRPLTDEEITGIIADFGEATRRAIEAGFDGVEIHGANGYLLQQFFSPHSNRREDRWGGDLQKRLTFPLAVLRSVKAAVKQHAQGAFLVGYRFSPEEPETPGITMADTFALIDALTAEGLDYLHASLMELWSLPRRGTEDSRPRIEQIVERAGGKAPVIGVGSLYSAADALKSLDSGISLVALGRPLLIEPDWVQKLAGGRADEIKTELDPNAQAELVIPDPLWRALIHTPGWLPVKK from the coding sequence ATGCTAAAGACAGAATATAGCCCGCTGCTGGAGACGTTCAAATTCAAGAGCGGGATTGAACTGAAGAACCGTGTGGTCATGGCGCCGATGACTAACTTCTCCTCGAATGAGGATGGAACCGTCTCCCGGCCGGAGCTGGACTATTATATCCGCCGTTCTGGCGGAGCGGGGATGGTCATTACTGCCTGTGTCTATGTGTCGCGCGGCGGGAAGGGCTTCCCTGGCGAATTCGGAGCTGACCATGACGGCCTGATTCCGAGCCTGCGTGAGCTGGCGGAGGCCATCAAGGGCGAAGGAGCGAAGGCTGTGCTCCAGATCTTCCACGGCGGACGCCAATGCCCGCCGGAGCAGCTGGTTGACGGGCAGCCTGTCAGTGCAAGCGATGTGCCGGCTGAGCTGCCGGGCGGCGGACAGGGTACAGTTCCGCGCCCGCTGACAGACGAAGAGATTACCGGTATTATCGCCGATTTCGGAGAAGCGACACGCCGGGCGATTGAGGCCGGCTTCGATGGCGTTGAGATTCACGGTGCGAACGGGTATCTGCTGCAGCAATTCTTCTCGCCGCACTCCAACAGACGCGAAGACCGCTGGGGCGGAGATCTGCAGAAGCGGCTCACCTTCCCGCTGGCCGTTCTGCGCAGTGTCAAGGCTGCGGTGAAGCAGCATGCACAGGGTGCATTCCTTGTAGGCTACCGCTTCTCGCCTGAAGAGCCGGAGACACCGGGGATTACGATGGCTGACACGTTTGCCCTAATCGATGCGCTGACAGCGGAGGGGCTGGATTACCTGCATGCGTCCCTCATGGAGCTGTGGTCGCTGCCGCGCCGGGGGACAGAAGACAGCCGTCCGCGGATCGAACAGATTGTGGAACGTGCAGGGGGCAAGGCTCCGGTAATTGGCGTAGGCTCGCTCTACTCTGCCGCCGACGCCCTGAAGAGTCTGGACAGCGGCATCAGCCTGGTGGCCCTGGGCCGTCCGCTGCTGATTGAACCGGACTGGGTGCAGAAGCTGGCCGGGGGCCGGGCCGATGAGATTAAGACTGAGCTTGATCCGAATGCCCAAGCAGAGCTTGTGATTCCGGACCCGCTCTGGAGAGCGCTGATCCATACGCCGGGCTGGCTGCCGGTGAAGAAATAA
- a CDS encoding LacI family DNA-binding transcriptional regulator, producing the protein MMKPTIRDVAKMAGVSISTVSRVMNAPDTVVESKRSRVIEAIEALKYQPNAFARGLIYRKSFTLGLLIPDIENLYFAGVIRGMQDACIKLGYSLMICNTDRDKERTLSYMDTFHEKQVDGVVFASDILHPEYYEKLVDCRIPFVLVSSHSDEYEVASVEVDDEKAAYDAVKFLIELGHREIGMIGFNHDNSVSGPPRMAGFVRALSESGLERNIGKIKYANHRFEQAYQATHELFTEYPELTAVFCVADEFAMGTISYLKDRNILVPGQVSVIGFDNLRMSGMFIPKLTTIAQPIYQLGYRAAEKLHELLTTGKVAVMKEKMEHKLIVRESSREK; encoded by the coding sequence ATGATGAAGCCAACAATCAGAGATGTCGCCAAGATGGCCGGAGTATCCATCAGCACCGTGTCCCGTGTAATGAATGCGCCGGATACGGTAGTGGAGAGCAAGCGAAGCCGGGTCATTGAAGCGATAGAAGCGCTCAAGTATCAGCCTAATGCATTTGCACGGGGGCTAATTTACAGGAAGTCATTCACCCTCGGGCTGCTCATTCCCGATATTGAGAACCTGTATTTCGCAGGGGTGATCCGGGGAATGCAAGATGCCTGCATTAAGCTCGGATACAGTCTGATGATCTGCAATACAGACCGTGACAAGGAGCGGACACTGTCCTATATGGATACTTTTCATGAGAAGCAGGTGGATGGTGTTGTGTTCGCCAGTGATATTCTACACCCTGAGTATTATGAGAAGCTGGTGGACTGCAGAATTCCATTCGTGCTGGTCTCCTCCCATTCCGATGAGTACGAGGTAGCGTCGGTGGAGGTGGATGATGAGAAGGCGGCGTATGATGCTGTGAAATTCCTGATTGAGCTGGGGCACCGGGAGATCGGGATGATCGGCTTCAATCATGATAATTCGGTGTCTGGGCCACCGCGGATGGCGGGGTTCGTGAGAGCCTTGAGCGAATCGGGGCTGGAGCGTAATATCGGGAAAATCAAGTACGCCAACCACCGCTTTGAGCAGGCTTATCAGGCAACGCACGAGCTGTTCACTGAATATCCGGAGCTAACCGCAGTATTCTGTGTAGCGGACGAGTTCGCTATGGGAACGATCTCTTACTTAAAGGACCGCAATATTCTGGTTCCCGGTCAGGTGTCGGTCATCGGCTTCGATAATCTGCGGATGTCGGGGATGTTCATTCCGAAGCTGACAACAATTGCACAGCCTATCTATCAGCTGGGATACCGGGCGGCCGAGAAGCTGCATGAATTGTTGACCACGGGCAAGGTGGCTGTCATGAAAGAGAAGATGGAACATAAGCTAATCGTAAGAGAATCCTCGCGCGAGAAGTGA
- a CDS encoding LLM class flavin-dependent oxidoreductase has product MKQLHDIPFSVLDLAPIREGGTAADSFHNTLDLARHAEKWGYNRYWLAEHHNMTGIASSATSVVIGHVAAGTNTIRVGSGGIMLSNHAPLVIAEQFGTLESLYPGRIDLGLGRAPGSDQAAARALRRSLGSDGSEFPEQLSELRAYFDPEGSGSRPAGVRAVPGEGLNIPIWLLGSSGFSAQLAGQLGLPFSFASHFAPDYLLPALHLYRTSFKPSAVLDKPYVMVGLGITAADTVEEARRLATSQQQQFLNIIRGRTGKLQPPVDSLDGIWTSQEKALLMSKQQYSIAGDQALIKERLLQIQEETDADEWIIASQIYDHSARLHSYELVADLLKK; this is encoded by the coding sequence GTGAAGCAATTGCACGACATACCATTCTCCGTACTGGATTTAGCCCCTATCCGGGAGGGCGGAACGGCGGCGGATTCTTTTCATAACACCCTTGATTTGGCCCGTCATGCTGAGAAATGGGGGTATAACCGTTACTGGCTGGCAGAGCATCATAATATGACCGGCATTGCCAGCTCCGCTACCTCCGTTGTTATCGGACATGTGGCGGCCGGAACTAATACCATCCGCGTAGGTTCAGGAGGCATCATGCTCTCCAACCATGCACCACTGGTGATTGCCGAGCAATTCGGCACACTGGAGTCCCTGTATCCGGGACGGATTGATCTGGGTCTGGGCAGAGCCCCCGGCTCCGACCAGGCAGCCGCCAGAGCACTGCGCCGCAGCCTCGGCAGCGATGGCAGTGAATTCCCTGAGCAGCTAAGTGAGCTGCGGGCTTATTTCGACCCCGAAGGATCAGGCTCCCGGCCAGCCGGTGTCCGCGCCGTGCCCGGTGAAGGACTGAACATCCCGATCTGGCTGCTGGGCTCCAGCGGCTTCAGCGCCCAGCTTGCGGGCCAGCTGGGTCTGCCTTTTTCTTTTGCCAGCCACTTTGCACCGGATTATCTGCTGCCGGCCCTGCATCTGTACCGCACCAGCTTCAAGCCTTCAGCTGTACTCGACAAGCCTTATGTTATGGTGGGCTTGGGAATTACGGCTGCGGATACGGTAGAGGAAGCGCGCAGACTTGCCACTTCCCAGCAGCAGCAATTCCTTAACATTATCCGTGGCCGCACCGGCAAGCTCCAGCCGCCTGTAGACAGTCTGGACGGAATCTGGACCTCCCAGGAGAAGGCGCTGCTTATGAGCAAACAGCAATACTCCATTGCGGGCGACCAGGCCCTGATTAAGGAACGACTGCTGCAGATTCAGGAAGAGACGGATGCGGATGAGTGGATTATCGCCTCACAGATCTATGACCACTCTGCACGCTTGCACTCATATGAGCTTGTGGCCGACTTGTTGAAGAAGTAA
- a CDS encoding helix-turn-helix domain-containing protein → MQRTLEVIGGKWKGVLLYHLISGPKRFNELRRLCPGITQRMLVMQLRDLERDGLVHRKVYPQVPQKVEYSLTEWAQGLETAILSIKHWGEGYREVLARGDDGALAEDGQDSKESGDEAPRSTKIPD, encoded by the coding sequence ATGCAGCGGACCCTTGAAGTTATTGGCGGGAAGTGGAAGGGTGTTCTGCTCTATCATCTGATCAGCGGGCCGAAGCGGTTCAACGAGCTGCGCAGACTATGCCCCGGCATTACACAGCGGATGCTGGTGATGCAGCTGCGGGATCTGGAGCGTGACGGTCTGGTCCACCGGAAGGTGTACCCTCAGGTGCCGCAGAAGGTAGAGTACTCCTTGACCGAATGGGCGCAGGGACTGGAGACCGCGATTCTCAGCATCAAGCATTGGGGTGAGGGATACCGGGAGGTACTCGCAAGAGGTGATGATGGAGCCCTGGCTGAGGACGGACAGGACAGCAAGGAAAGCGGGGACGAAGCCCCGCGCAGCACGAAAATCCCCGATTGA
- a CDS encoding helix-turn-helix domain-containing protein encodes MATEIKDRINLKEINCEKELTLAVIGGKWKLIILWHLGLEGTKRFSELKKLIPHITQKMLTNQLRELEEDQLVFRQVYAEVPPRVEYSLTEYGHTLMPVLRMMYDWGKNYGEKVIWKDGTPSDR; translated from the coding sequence TTGGCGACTGAAATTAAAGACCGCATCAACCTGAAGGAGATCAACTGCGAGAAGGAGCTCACACTCGCTGTGATCGGCGGCAAGTGGAAGCTGATTATACTGTGGCACCTGGGTCTGGAAGGGACCAAACGCTTCAGTGAATTGAAGAAGCTGATTCCCCATATTACCCAGAAAATGCTGACCAACCAGCTCCGTGAGCTGGAGGAAGATCAGCTGGTATTCAGACAGGTATATGCGGAGGTTCCTCCGCGCGTCGAATACTCCCTGACAGAGTATGGACACACGCTGATGCCGGTGCTGCGTATGATGTATGACTGGGGCAAGAATTACGGGGAGAAGGTAATCTGGAAAGATGGAACTCCCTCTGATAGATAG